A portion of the Candidatus Binatus sp. genome contains these proteins:
- a CDS encoding DEAD/DEAH box helicase: protein MRAAISKFHPAVRGWFERRFGAPSRAQEAGWPVIGAANQSPGYDVLLCAPTGSGKTLAAFLWAINGLVLDAERGDLRDEVSVLYVSPLKALANDIRLNLEEPLQGVREVAAESGLDCSKIRAGLRTGDTSASERTQMLRRPPHILVTTPESLFILLTSPKFREKLSAVRHVIVDELHALAGNKRGAHLALTLERLERYVMQSGGRRPNRIGLSATLNPIEQLAEFLAGFDVADDTTRTPRPVRIVRTDDRARQMDLEVVAAGPDLGPLATHPHWDAMYDEVARLIGEHRTTLVFTLSRRTAERVAVNLQKRLGADAVMAHHGSLARAERLDAEQKLKRGELKAIVATASLELGIDVGAVELVCQLDSPRSISAAIQRVGRSGHSLDATPKGRFFAMTLDDLLECGAAIRAIRGGQLDQVEIPLGCLDVAAQQIVAIAAEDEEISEIDLLCILRSAYNFGGLDSAGLTHLLEQLAAELPERIQGAAPKIFYDRINRRLRPRRSARLAAITSGGTIPEAGNYDVVIESEGRKIGDVEEDFAQESVRGAVFSLGSMPWQIQRISRGRLMVEPAPGMAPTMPWWQTEAGGRSQALSSSISDLRHEIADRLERNESPLEWLMTECAMTERAAMQAIDYVRRGVAALGAIPDDKTVVVERFFDGIGGTQIVIHSPFGIRLNRGLGLALRKRLCQSFDFEIQASAIDDGILLALNSRHSFPLDTLFSMLKSRNARDVMVQALLAAPMFEVRFRHVATRALSVMRSSRGRKVPAWIQRLRSQELLSSIFPGQQACFENRPPEIKLPDHFVIDETIRECLEESTDLPRTVQMLDGIERGSIRVVSVDSIAPSVFAHRLLLAWDYSFLDDGERANRRSRTVTMNRGMAEDVFRKEDLSEMLASDAVDTVVAEVSGRAPGRRPRSRDELCELIRAHGSLTQFEIEERLDDNWRAMISELDAEHRIARINFGIDSGAAERIIAADDATLFAAAYPDARIEGAIVPPDSAITDDDAREEILRRALKTSGPTTAIELASRVRLPERAVEHLLAAIESKGAIFRGHFTRADVIQWCDRYNLERIHRMTLARVRAEIEPCADYEYAAFRLKWMHVGGSEITADQTGVAAVLEQLSGVAFAPEIWERSILPARIPGYRPEMLDLVCMSGQMMWLAMPEDARAAATPSRITFIPRKSNLFVPRLDIDESQSTAPPDPKDAAIIEALATAGAQYLDELSERANLSERDSLAALWRLAASGRVTNDNFAPLRMFASDRGAERALAAVSDRTHTRRDAAVRARLKSSLAGRWSLTRAIEKQTPEKRPQSSGKAQPSSDAARDLALALLERHGILAREMLNAETASISWNEMVFALRRLEYSGSIRRGWFVRSLSGEQYALPEAVEMLHASRNLNLAGERPYALCAIDPANPYGAMLPGCGVAREPSNIVVIRAGRVIAGLQGRALITGGDVDDEAFSAAIAAILAMRPRVVLDSIDDVAALESPRVGILAAMRFHSDGRALLFDGLHGPAPSRAPPAPRFVSAERAFAFSGCGSRFQKIDRSRRSRCAQAHPPVPETGHHLELSAQGDHVFSERRDAKIIAAFQV, encoded by the coding sequence ATGCGCGCCGCGATTTCGAAATTCCATCCCGCGGTTCGCGGCTGGTTCGAGCGCCGCTTCGGCGCGCCGTCGCGCGCGCAGGAAGCAGGATGGCCCGTTATCGGCGCCGCGAATCAATCGCCCGGCTACGACGTGCTCCTCTGCGCGCCCACTGGCAGCGGCAAAACGCTCGCCGCATTTCTGTGGGCGATCAATGGTCTCGTGCTCGACGCCGAGCGCGGCGACCTGCGCGACGAAGTCTCGGTGCTGTACGTTTCGCCGCTGAAGGCGCTCGCCAACGACATCAGACTGAATCTCGAGGAGCCGCTGCAAGGCGTGCGCGAAGTTGCCGCCGAGTCCGGTCTCGATTGCTCGAAGATTCGCGCCGGGCTCCGCACCGGCGATACTTCCGCGAGCGAACGCACCCAGATGCTCCGCCGTCCGCCGCACATTCTCGTCACCACGCCGGAATCGCTCTTCATCCTGCTGACCTCGCCGAAATTCCGCGAGAAGCTGTCCGCGGTTCGCCACGTGATCGTCGATGAATTGCACGCACTCGCCGGCAACAAGCGCGGCGCGCATCTGGCGCTGACGCTCGAACGCCTCGAGCGCTACGTCATGCAGAGCGGTGGTCGGCGGCCCAATCGAATCGGGCTGTCCGCGACGCTCAATCCGATCGAGCAGCTTGCCGAATTTCTGGCCGGCTTCGACGTTGCCGATGACACCACGCGCACGCCGCGCCCGGTGCGGATCGTTCGTACCGACGATCGCGCGCGCCAGATGGACCTCGAGGTGGTCGCCGCCGGTCCCGACCTCGGCCCGCTCGCGACGCATCCGCATTGGGACGCGATGTACGACGAAGTTGCGCGCCTCATCGGCGAGCATCGCACCACGCTGGTCTTCACGCTGAGCCGTCGAACCGCCGAGCGCGTCGCAGTGAATCTGCAAAAACGCCTCGGCGCCGACGCCGTGATGGCGCATCACGGCAGCCTCGCGCGCGCCGAGCGTCTCGACGCCGAACAAAAACTCAAGCGCGGCGAGTTGAAGGCGATCGTCGCAACCGCGTCGCTCGAACTCGGTATCGACGTGGGCGCGGTCGAACTCGTTTGCCAGCTCGATTCCCCGCGCTCGATTTCCGCCGCCATCCAGCGCGTCGGCCGCTCCGGCCACAGTCTCGATGCGACGCCCAAGGGCCGGTTCTTTGCGATGACGCTCGACGATTTGCTCGAATGCGGCGCGGCAATTCGCGCGATTCGCGGCGGACAACTCGACCAGGTCGAAATTCCGCTCGGATGCCTCGATGTCGCGGCCCAGCAAATCGTCGCGATCGCTGCCGAAGACGAGGAAATTTCCGAGATCGATCTCCTGTGCATTCTCCGCAGCGCGTACAATTTCGGTGGCCTCGATTCGGCCGGGCTGACGCACCTGCTCGAACAACTCGCCGCCGAACTCCCCGAACGAATCCAGGGCGCCGCGCCGAAAATTTTCTACGATCGCATCAATCGCCGCTTGCGACCGCGCCGCTCCGCGCGCCTTGCCGCGATCACCTCGGGCGGCACGATCCCCGAAGCCGGCAACTACGACGTCGTGATCGAATCGGAGGGCCGCAAAATCGGCGACGTCGAAGAGGACTTCGCGCAGGAATCGGTGCGCGGCGCGGTGTTTTCGCTCGGCTCGATGCCGTGGCAAATCCAGCGCATCTCGCGCGGACGCCTGATGGTCGAACCGGCGCCCGGCATGGCGCCGACGATGCCCTGGTGGCAGACCGAAGCCGGCGGCCGCTCGCAGGCACTGTCGTCCAGCATCAGCGATCTGCGCCACGAGATCGCCGATCGTCTCGAGCGCAACGAGTCGCCGCTCGAATGGCTGATGACCGAATGCGCGATGACCGAACGCGCCGCGATGCAGGCAATCGATTATGTTCGCCGCGGCGTCGCTGCGCTCGGCGCGATCCCCGACGACAAGACCGTCGTCGTCGAGCGCTTCTTCGACGGTATCGGCGGCACTCAGATCGTCATCCACTCGCCGTTCGGAATCAGGCTGAATCGCGGACTCGGCCTCGCGCTGCGAAAACGCCTTTGCCAGTCGTTCGATTTCGAAATCCAGGCGTCCGCGATCGACGACGGCATCCTGCTCGCACTGAATTCGCGCCACAGCTTCCCGCTCGACACGCTGTTCTCGATGCTCAAATCGCGCAACGCGCGCGACGTGATGGTGCAGGCATTGCTCGCCGCCCCGATGTTCGAAGTGCGCTTCCGCCACGTCGCGACGCGCGCGCTCTCCGTGATGCGCTCCTCGCGCGGGCGCAAAGTCCCGGCCTGGATTCAGCGGCTGCGCTCGCAGGAATTGCTCTCGTCGATTTTTCCCGGCCAGCAGGCGTGCTTCGAAAATCGTCCGCCCGAAATAAAACTCCCCGATCATTTTGTGATCGACGAAACGATTCGAGAATGCCTCGAGGAATCAACCGATCTGCCCCGCACCGTGCAGATGCTCGACGGAATCGAGCGCGGCAGCATCCGCGTCGTCAGCGTCGATTCGATTGCCCCGTCGGTGTTTGCGCATCGATTGCTGCTCGCGTGGGACTACTCCTTCCTCGACGACGGCGAGCGCGCCAACCGCCGCTCGCGCACCGTCACGATGAATCGCGGCATGGCCGAAGATGTGTTCCGCAAGGAAGATTTGTCCGAGATGCTCGCGAGCGACGCGGTCGATACCGTTGTCGCCGAAGTGAGCGGACGCGCGCCCGGGCGCAGACCGCGCTCTCGCGACGAGTTGTGCGAACTGATTCGCGCGCACGGCTCGCTTACTCAATTCGAAATTGAAGAACGCCTCGACGACAACTGGCGTGCGATGATTTCCGAACTCGACGCCGAGCATCGAATCGCGCGCATTAATTTCGGTATCGATTCCGGCGCCGCCGAACGAATCATCGCGGCCGACGACGCCACATTGTTTGCCGCCGCGTATCCCGACGCGAGGATCGAAGGAGCGATCGTTCCGCCCGATTCCGCTATCACGGATGACGACGCTCGCGAGGAAATTCTTCGCCGCGCGCTCAAAACCTCGGGACCTACGACCGCGATCGAGCTTGCGTCACGCGTGCGACTCCCCGAACGTGCCGTCGAACATCTTCTTGCCGCGATCGAATCCAAAGGCGCGATCTTTCGCGGCCACTTCACTCGCGCCGACGTCATTCAATGGTGCGATCGCTACAACCTCGAACGAATCCATCGCATGACGCTGGCGCGCGTCCGTGCCGAAATCGAGCCATGCGCCGATTATGAATACGCGGCGTTCCGCCTCAAATGGATGCACGTCGGCGGTTCCGAAATCACCGCCGATCAGACGGGCGTCGCCGCGGTTCTCGAACAGTTGTCAGGCGTCGCGTTTGCTCCGGAAATCTGGGAGCGCTCGATTCTGCCCGCGCGCATCCCCGGCTATCGACCCGAGATGCTCGACCTCGTATGCATGAGCGGCCAGATGATGTGGCTCGCGATGCCCGAAGATGCGCGCGCCGCCGCGACCCCCTCGCGCATCACGTTCATTCCGCGCAAAAGCAATCTGTTCGTGCCGCGCCTCGACATCGACGAATCGCAATCAACGGCGCCGCCGGATCCGAAGGACGCCGCGATCATCGAGGCGCTCGCAACTGCCGGCGCGCAGTATCTCGACGAACTCAGCGAGCGCGCCAATCTCTCGGAACGCGATTCGCTCGCGGCGCTGTGGCGCCTTGCGGCGTCGGGCCGCGTCACCAACGACAATTTCGCGCCGCTCAGGATGTTCGCCAGCGATCGCGGTGCCGAACGCGCGCTCGCCGCAGTCTCCGATCGCACGCATACTCGCCGCGACGCCGCGGTGCGCGCCCGCCTCAAATCGAGTCTCGCCGGCCGCTGGTCGTTGACTCGTGCGATCGAGAAACAAACCCCGGAAAAACGTCCGCAGTCTTCCGGCAAGGCGCAGCCGTCGTCCGATGCCGCGCGCGATCTCGCGCTCGCTTTGCTCGAGCGGCACGGAATTCTCGCGCGGGAAATGTTGAACGCCGAAACTGCCTCGATCTCGTGGAACGAAATGGTCTTCGCGCTCCGCCGTCTCGAATACTCAGGCTCGATTCGCCGCGGATGGTTCGTGCGCTCGCTGTCGGGCGAGCAGTATGCGCTCCCCGAAGCGGTCGAGATGCTGCACGCATCGCGCAACCTGAACCTCGCGGGCGAGCGTCCTTACGCCTTGTGCGCAATCGACCCCGCCAACCCGTATGGCGCGATGCTCCCCGGATGCGGCGTCGCGCGCGAGCCGTCGAACATCGTCGTGATCCGCGCCGGCCGCGTGATCGCTGGCCTGCAGGGTCGCGCGTTGATTACCGGTGGCGACGTCGATGACGAAGCCTTCAGCGCCGCGATTGCCGCGATCCTCGCGATGCGCCCGCGCGTCGTGCTCGATTCGATCGACGACGTCGCGGCGCTCGAATCGCCGCGCGTCGGCATCCTCGCTGCGATGCGTTTTCATTCCGATGGCCGCGCGTTGCTGTTCGACGGCTTGCACGGTCCGGCGCCGTCGCGCGCCCCCCCCGCACCTCGGTTCGTCAGCGCTGAGCGTGCATTCGCGTTTTCAGGATGCGGTTCGCGATTTCAGAAAATAGATCGGTCGCGACGATCACGATGCGCGCAGGCGCACCCGCCGGTTCCCGAAACTGGCCACCACCTCGAGCTCTCCGCCCAGGGCGATCACGTATTTTCTGAGCGTCGAGATGCGAAAATCATCGCGGCGTTCCAGGTTTGA
- a CDS encoding type II toxin-antitoxin system RelE/ParE family toxin, with protein MVHGVGGSGYRGRGACGRFVGAKGVALGYPYSSQIKGSAIAMRELRVQSGGRPLRVLYAFDPKRAAVLLLGGDKSGDDRFYEKYVPIAEQIYKRHLGLK; from the coding sequence TTGGTTCATGGAGTTGGAGGATCAGGATACCGAGGCCGTGGTGCGTGCGGTCGATTCGTTGGAGCAAAGGGGGTAGCGCTTGGCTATCCTTACAGCAGCCAAATTAAAGGCTCAGCGATCGCGATGCGCGAACTGCGAGTCCAATCCGGCGGGCGACCATTGCGCGTCCTCTATGCGTTCGATCCAAAACGCGCCGCTGTTTTGTTGCTCGGTGGAGATAAGAGTGGAGACGATCGATTCTACGAAAAGTATGTCCCGATTGCTGAGCAGATATACAAACGGCATTTAGGGCTGAAGTAA
- a CDS encoding pyridoxamine 5'-phosphate oxidase family protein, producing the protein MTLEKNPPDLAALQSIINRSIRTATPSVADSLAFPARQMTAPQFVEFWTSVRLVAMATVGDHGQPHIAPVHARIEGATLRLVIYDNTVRRVDLSRNPRVAFTTWDADGAAAIVYGRAREIDGSIRDARPGQSGKPRSVVEIEVTLTRIYAMRAPSRSSIS; encoded by the coding sequence GTGACACTTGAAAAAAATCCGCCCGACCTTGCCGCCCTGCAATCCATCATCAACCGCAGCATTCGCACCGCGACGCCGTCGGTCGCCGACTCGCTTGCATTTCCCGCGCGCCAGATGACCGCGCCGCAGTTCGTCGAGTTCTGGACCAGTGTCCGGCTCGTTGCGATGGCCACCGTCGGTGACCACGGCCAGCCTCATATCGCGCCCGTCCACGCGCGGATCGAAGGCGCGACGCTTCGCCTCGTCATCTACGACAATACCGTCCGCCGAGTCGATCTGTCCCGCAATCCACGCGTCGCGTTCACCACCTGGGATGCCGACGGCGCCGCCGCGATCGTCTATGGACGCGCCCGCGAAATCGACGGCTCGATCCGCGACGCGCGCCCCGGCCAGAGCGGCAAGCCACGCTCCGTCGTCGAGATCGAAGTGACGCTCACTCGAATCTACGCGATGCGCGCGCCGTCACGCTCCTCAATTTCTTGA